aatttttcactttattcggcctccctaaatgtgtccagtccgatcaaggctccaactttatgtctggtatttttcaacaagtaatggatcagctaggcattaaacagtataggtcatccgcctatcatccagaaagtcagggtgctcttgagcgatttcatcaaactttgaaaaacatgattaggacctactgttttgacacagagaagcagtggatgaaggaattcattttctgctctttgctgttagagagtcaattcaagagtctcttcgttttagcccatttgagcttgtatttggacatacagtccgtggcccacttaagctcgttaaagagaaattcctatcagacgatgatgattgtctgaatattttgcaatatgtgtcagattttcgtacaaaactctctaaagcatgtgaattagccagagaaaatcttgagtcatctcagcagtcaatgaaaaccaaatacgataaaaacacctcaaaacggaagtttgaaccaggtcaaaaagttcttgttctacttccaattcctggcaaaccactccatgctcgttactttgggccatatctaatcgataagaaattgagtgatttaaattacatcataataacacctgacaggcgaaaacaaaagcagctatgtcacataaatatgcttaagccatatttggatagggataatcctactataactcagcctgtcagtaccgtcagttctggccattatgaagatagtgatactgaaactgacttgagtgaaaatactctaaactcaaagctgggctcggtcaagcttcagaactcagaaatcctggagaagctggagtctacaaagttggcacacctccagccagaacaacaacaacaggtgaaagaactgctccacgaatataaacacctgtttcaagatgttccaacgaggacaaacgtcatctatcacgacgttgatgttggggacagtaagcctgtaaaacaacatccatacagactgaatccaacaaaagcaaatatctccaggaagaagtcaaatacctgctggacaatgactttattgaacccagtaaaagtaactggagttcgccgtgcatacttgttcccaaaccagatcacagttatcgtatgtgcacggactttaggaaggtcaacactttaacaaagacagacactttcccaatcccgaggattgatgactgcatcgaccgagtgggaaaagccaagtatgtgacgaaatttgacctactgaaggattttggcaagtccctctgacagatcgtgctcgtgaaatatccgcctttgttacgccagacggattgttccagtacaaggtgatgccatttggaatgaagaactctccggcaacgttccaacggatgatcaacgacgtcatatccggctagacgggtgtgcagcttacgttgacgacgtcattctgtatagtgacacctgggaggaacacatcaagctcatgcggaagttctttgagagactgagtaaagcaatgttgactgtcaaccttgccaaatctgagtttggtatgggcaagggtaacttacctcggacatactgtaggacagggtgaggtaaaacctgttgatgccaaaatcagtgccatttcaagttttcccataccaaactgcaaacgacaactgatgcgctttctcggtatggctggttactacagaaaattctgtcaaatttctccacaattactgagcctttgactaacttacttaaaaagaaagtaaagtttgtttggtcagagcaatgccaacaggcatttgatacacttaaagccatactgcaaagtgcccagtattgtctgcaccagatttcactttgccattcaaattagctgtagatgctagtgatacggctgctggtgctgttttattgcaagaggatagtcatggtatagatcatcctgtttgctatttttcacgcaaatttaacaaatcccagagaaactactctacaattgaaaaagagtgtttatctttgatattagctttacagcattttgaagtttatgttacttcttcaaatcagccaatagtggtttatattgatcacaaccctcttgtttttctgcagaatttaaaggcaaaaatcagagattgctaagatggagtttaatgttacaggagtttaatcttgacattagacatatcaaaggcagagacaatttaattgcagactgtctctctcgtatttagagtttattgttgttcactttcaagaaattttactttagagtaaaacaaaatttgagtacttaaatccttttcaagattacatttgtaaaagaaagattttctttgaaaaattttctttttttgaagagggggtgtgttatgtaggtcatttcccccacactcatcatgacctgagttcaattagtctagaacattcccaaggtcactgcccttgatgacctcacaaccttgaattcaattagtcatgtttggaatgttctggaaagttgattagttgtgtaagggagataattttagaactgtaattagcatgtcaataaaagttctagattgttcttatatgcctttataaaagggacgcgctcagcttccagtcagacttttgggatcgtgtctcttgtgtgttactaaactccagcagtagtcattctcaagacctttcaagaccttcactgccaacgctggatttatactgtggactttgtgcagtttcaagcctgcaagccaaaggactgttcattcatccgactgactgttacaactctgagactggagctttgccgtcccagctgagataagtagtctgtacacttttaaagcttgtactctatccctgacttagcaattagttttattttcgtaataaattttgtttaaacgttaactgctgagttcacccttttgttcgttttctctgcacgtaacaactaGCAGAATTCCCGAgaatgggggtcaggatggaatccaaggCCCAAACTAAGGAAGAATGACTGAAGTGACCCCATGAAAGAGGGAATGTGTGAAGATATGTAGTGTGACAGTTTGTGATGTGGATAGGACATGTAGATCCATGCAAGGCATGATACTAGAGAGTGGGACTGTGGGAAGTTGGAGCCACAGAGGATCATAGGGGTTATGGTACGAGCCCGGGGAGCAAATGCCAGAGGGACAGATCGACTGTGCGAGCCCGGGGAGTGACATCAAGTAAAGTGAAAAGAATAAGGAAACTCGAACCGAGGGGTTCATAAGCAAGTGTGATTCGTGCCTTGGGAAGAGGGATCGTAGAGGACAGATGACTGTATGAACCCAGGTAGGAAAAGCGAAGTGCAAAGGGCAGGTAATTTGAGCCCTGGGGATCATGGTGATGATAGGAGCCTGCGGGAATCAGACCCGGGGGACAGTCGTTATACGATCCCGGGTGAAAGACATGAAGTGACAAAGGCAAGTGACATGAGCCCAGGGGATCATGGTGATATCATACTAACCTGGCGAGTCAGACAGGTGGAGAACGGAAACAACGATGATCGTATGAGGTAAAGACAGGTGACTCGAGCTAAGGAATCCTCTGGTATAATATGGTCCTCGTGCTTAAATTTTATAAAGTAGTTTTTTTTACTTGGCatcaataccaaaattgaggttccCTAAGCTAAATATCTACAGCTTCACCCCTCAAGTGAACTCTAACTACCATACTACACTTCAGGCACCAAACTACACTTCAGACTCTCTGCTTCTTGGAAATACAAAGTACGAGGGGGTTTTCATGTtgtctttgataagaaatattgttttgaaaatgtgtcgGTTCAGTGCATCCCTACCTTAAGTACACTTTTAGTCACTTTGTGTTTCTCATTGGCCTTAATTTTCAAGCTTTTGTGACTTGCactcaatgataaaattgtcgTTACTTCTAGCTTCGTTTACATCGTCTACTGTTTTTACCTTGGTGTAAGCAAAGTCTTATCATCAGCACACTTGTAAATTGGAGAATCTACAAATAGAGGGAaatcatttttaaaaagtgtaaatATCAGCGAAAATAACCATAATCTTGTTAAACTCCGACGAagaatatatgtatggcaatATGTATAGCATAAGGAATACTCGTTTAAGCCACTGTCCTGAACGTGTTCAAAGTTACCGTCCAGCTTTGTCAGAATTTAACACgttacttttcaaaatcaatgtaaTTTCTAGATCACCGGCATCTTTTCGTCTTCTTTGAACAGAGTATGAACATAACCGTCAAAGGTCATTTGAGGTAACAATGTCACatcaaataaaattgttttcaatgattcTTTGCCTGACATTAGGTCACCTTTGGTGACTGTACGTCAGTATACTCAGAACTCTAGGGAGCGTCATTTATTATGGCCATGGCCGGGTGGACCGCAAAATCAGGCGGGAAAGGGACTCCCGAAATTGGAAGAGTGCGAGGAcgtctttcatttaaaaaaatacccaCCTACTGATCAAAAAGGCTTATAACTGTATAATTTGCACGTGTATATGCGCATTCATTCTTCGAAATTAACTAAGGTTTTACTGTTACGACATAATAAGAGAGTTAAGTCAAcgattttcttttaaaagtttcaatacatgtacatatcttATTAACACTATATAATGCCTAGTGCATTTTATgcttttgaataaatatttctaCTGTTGTTGTCTAACTGGCGACCAGAAACATATGCAGTACTCCCTTTATTCTGAGAAAtaaaattcagaaaataaaattgaaaaaatccaaagcttTTGACCAAAGGGAACATGAGCAGAATTTAAAGAATTACATACTTTATACTCTGGAAAGTACAGAACAGCAGGGAAATAGAAAGGTTCAAATCACTTGGAATCTGTACATAACAATCATGGTAACATTCagattcaaacttttactgtggtgattatgataatgataatgcaGGAAAATTTGCTACAGCTCAAGTGCATTGAGAACGTTTCGATGTTTTTTGAGATATAGCACATTGAATGTAATAGATTTGGAAAAAGGATAGGCCGCGTCTTGCAAAAATGCTCCTCTGACGTCCGTTGATAAAAAGTTTATGTACCTAAGCACAAAACATCGAAATATCAATATCTACTCTTGCAATGGCGTGCGGGAAGAAGCgttatatttttatcatttcatgtcaggATATAAATTATTTAAGCGGGTTTGACTCCACTTATTTTGACGGAGGTAACCCAAgcaataaaaactgaacgctcccaaAACCCTACATGTGTAGTATTCAGATTGCATGCAGATTACCTATAATGTGAGTATGCGAGGCACGGGATAATTTGACCTTCATTCAGGTCAGGACACAATGAAGGCCAATAAAAACAACCCGAAGGCAGTGTTATCCTGCCTTTTAAAAGGtacatgatttgcataattgCGGAGTAAACTGcacttttttcaaaagcttgacATGTCTATTCATGCCTTTAAGAATAATGTAAATATTCAGGAAAGATGAAAAACATGCCTGCAGCATGTAGGGTGAATTGATTCATTGATCTCAGTGATGTGCAGTGGTATCTATAGCCAGTTTATGTAGGTCTCGTTGCCTTGAATTAACCTATGCGGCGCCAGTGCCAGCTCTGCGTGGGTATACAAATGTAACGAGCCTGGATTACGGGGCTACTCTTTGTAACATGTAATTGGCATTTCTATCAAATCATCGAGTTGTAAAAGGGGAAAACTCtcgaaagggaaaaaaattaaatctcACTTGTAATAGCGAAAATAGGGGATGCTTGGAAAAGCCTGTGATGTAAACAGTACAGTGTGTTGGTAAAAACTCGATGGTGAGAGAGTAATTCTGACGAAAAGGAAAACAAGGCTGATTATTGAGTGCATTCTGCTGCGGATGACACAGTCTAACTTATAAATGTAATGAACATTATAAAATTGGAAATATCAGAAATGATAGAGGGCGTTCGTAGGAAAATTTCATATAAGGAATTCACAAGTTTTATCACTATTTGGCTTTTGTTGAAGGGTCATTGAGATCAGATTACCAAAAGTTTAATTACAAGTTTGTCTTTGGTCCCTGAACGACTTCTCTATTCCATTCACTTTTAAATATGATCATAACcagcgagacacagctgtaatctgagtgtCGGTCTACAGTCTCTACTCAAGAGTGGAGAGACTGCATAAACTGCGATCCTTTGACACTATGTTTCGAAAGTGGTCaaactttcttcatcagtcgcctcGAGTTCATCTTCAATGGATAAATTGTATAACATAATCGGTAGGTCGTTTGTATTACTACACAGCAAAAAAACTAAAGGCAGATATCAGTGTATGCCTATAACAGTACCTGTAACAATCAAAGGAAATATGTTACAGGACCTGTAAAATTGGTAAGATATCATGGGTGTATGAACAAGTCAGGTTTGGTAATAAAGGAATGTAtacagtgatgtaatttctaAGTGTATCCAGTGCTGTGACCACATGACTGAAATACTGGCGTACAAACATTGGTGTGTTAGTGTTGAATTTACAGGGCCTGTTACTGGGTCtgaaaatttgtcagattttAGGGTTATATTTTAAGAAAAATTGGCCAATTTGgatgacagaaatgaatacaGGCATAATCGTGtgcacatttaaaaaattgatcctgttaCAGGTCTGTATTCAAATTGCTGTGTAAGTGTGTACAGTCCTGTAAATACAGTGATGGgacaggcagaaatttcaggCCCTGTCACATCACTGTGTCTACAGTACTGTATATAGCCATGTCATCACAGCACTagccacagacctgtacatcagcccctgtcacagcaatgggacGTCTTTGCTGACAAAGACCTGGGTTgtgtcagggtctgtacagggcctgtcacaGGGCCaaatcttttctttgtttttttgctGTGTATTGTTCGTACTATTCAGTGCTAAGTTAAAGGGCCCAATTCTACTTCACCTGTATAACTGTATATTTGAAGCTCTACGGCTAAGAAAAGTTCAGACGGTTTTAATCTcgtgaaaatcgaaagtttatTTTTCCTAGAGAAAAACACGGGGGAGGGGGCATTTTAAATTTCGAATATCAGtcaattttatgtaatttgtttctctagtaccaaaatttgcacgccgacccctgattttatttttgatttggtaagctTAATGGTTGAGAGTTTCATCGAAAAACACTTGAGAAAAAGATAAAGTATATCGTTTTCAAGACGAGTATTAAAGTTCACAGACTCTGAGCTGTTGCTTCACTCTGTTCATGTCCGATTCATCGGTTATCTGGAAAGTCAAGTGTATTTTACATCGCCTCTTTTGTCAGAGcttttattttcaacagagtCTACACCGCAAACAAAAAAGAGACGGATCATTTGATTGGTCAACTGACTCACTGCACAGGGTTCcacacaaaatttgaaaataccagTTCATTATGCAAATCCTGTCTGTGTGCCTTTGTCGACGCAGTATAAATGCATCGTGTTGACTTCTTCTATATGGTTAGTATTATTGGCATCCTTCCGTCGCCTCGTTGCTATAGGAGCAAAGATAAGCACAAAAGCTCCAGAAAGTAGAAGTAAGGCGCCGTAGAAGTGAAAGGAGTTGTTGTAGTCCCCTGTCATGTCATATATAAAacctgaaaaattcaaaaataaaaacgaatTGAAACCGTATTCACGTGTTCGCTATTAATGTAATAATGTACTTAtttctgtttttcacaaaaatggttCTTCGAATACTCCTGGCATAGTCGTATGTGTAGTCCGTGATTGTGTGTGTAAACCAAAAAGAGGCTATGCCATATTCATGTCAGTATGGACTATCAGTCTCTCTTATTTCAACATTAAACGttgtatatttaatttttcgaaaTGAAAACTTTAATTGATCTGCTTAGCTTTTGCTTTCTTTTCTGCTCTTCTCTTAAGTGTAACTTGTAATTCTACAGTACATTGTATGCTCACAAGACTAGTGCGGAAGCAATTTTCAACCTGTCAATTCGAAAGTTTAGTTTTGTAGCCAAATTTCTTTGTACACCACTGTAAAGAAGATACACCAATATTGAAATCTTACCAGCACATGGTGGTCCGATTAGCACTCCAAACGCACTGAAGGCATAAAACAGACCAATGCCTGCTGTCGTCAGGGCAGAACTGACCGTCTCTTTTATAGATTGTATTATCACCGTGTACAAAACCCCGCTAACAAATCCGAAGAAGAAAGCATAGCTAGCATAGAGAACGTATGTTCTACAAAACGCGCTGAGGATGTTTGATAATCCAATTATCAGCAGACACAATCCAAACCAATGTGAAAGTCTCATACGCTTAAATCCACAGTGTAATACTGCTGGAACCGCTAACCGACCAAGTACATTGCCAGAACCACTTAGTGAAACGAGCAGAGCAATTTCCTGTTTTGTTCCGATTTGCCACATTTCAGCGCGAGAAACCATGTGCGCAGGCGATCCGTACAAACTGATGCCAACTCCAAATAGTGATGACACACTGTAAACTGCAATCAGTGGATATTCAACAAGAAGGGTACATCCACTTGAATCGAGAATTCTGTATATGGCACGACACACGACAAAGGAACCTCTCTCTGAGCTATCGGTGTATCTCATTGCTTTCTGGTCTTTTCCCACGAGTCTGGATATCTGAACAAAGCTGCAGAAATGCCCATCTGTGCGTTGATTGCAGAAAATACAATGAAAGCACCTCTCCAACCATAGTGGCCTATTAAAGCTTGCATCAGCGTTCCCAGTGCTAACGATCCAGTGCCAGCTCCAGTCAAAGACAAGGCGTTTGCCACTGCGTAACGTTTATTGATATACAATGGTATTATTCCAAGACTTGGCGATCCTGTTAGACTGTATCCAACACCTTTCGATGAATGAAGTGAAGAAAGTGTGTTACGGTTGAAGAGGCAACTAGATATGAAACTCTATAATTTCtgttttaagtatttcactgtAAAAAATGACTGATTATGTCTGATGAATATCTTACAATAAATCATAGccataatatttacatatcaaGGTGGCTATTTGAATGTGCCCCGGTGACAGATTGTCCTGTTCTCAAATCTCTTTAAACTATTCAAGATTTTTCAACTTTAGCAGGCTCGTTTTAAAAATTATTACGGAAAGGGAGTGTTTATCGTATCATTGAGTATTCATAATAATGCGTACGTTTGAAAGTAAGCGTATTACTTATCATAGTGGCCGTTTAGCCAGTTTCTAATTGGCTTCGGTTTTCACATTCGTTGTTGGGGGTTTGAGTGATTTCTATCATCCAGTTCACTGTCCACATAATTTTAAACTTACCGACTAAAACACCAAAACTGAAGTACAAAAACTCAACATTTTGAGCAAAGGCGTTCAAAAACAATCCGAGAGACGACACCAATGTTCCTATGCCAACTGTCAGCCGGTAACCAATATTCTCGACGCATATACTTGCAAGCGGGCCTGTTGatgaaaaagttattttttttcactaaatacATCCGACATTGATACAACAAGTATACCCTCGAATTTCACCAAAAGTATCATTTCACAATATATGGTTGCCTATTGACCAATCTCGGAACAACATAAATACAAAACAAGCTATGTCTGTGCAGTAATATATAGATTCATCAATCTTAtcttaatctttatttcttatatagcgcattacattaaaaacaatctcaatgcgctttacacttaaaatcaacaaatagaaggatgaaacataaaattgttttaaactgataGTAAAAAAGCAAAGGTAAAATGAGTAACATGTTATAAAAACTCATCATAAAAACTACAAGAATTACGAATAAAAAGACGTGAAAAGGTGAATTTTCAGTatacttttaaaaaaacatCCAACGACTGAACCACTCGAATATATAATGGCAGAGAATTCCATAAGCGAGGTGCACAAATTGAGAAAGCCCTATCACCGTGATACACTGTTTCCTATTGGCTGATATAGATTTACAACACTGAAGTGAGAGCGAAGTGTGCGCTGAGTGTCACGGACTGTTAGCAATTCACCTAAATACTTTGGAGCGTTACCATTGAGAATCTTAAAAGTGATGCTAAGAATTTTGAATTCTATCCTTTGCTTAACTGGAAGCCAATGTAATCTGTAAAGACAAGGTGTGATATGATCTGTTTTTCTTGTTCTAGTAACTAAACGAGCTGCAGAGTTCTGAATCGTTTGCAGCCTTTGAATTTTATAAGCTGGCAGGCCAAAAAgcaaactgttacaataatctaaACGAGACGTGATGAAAGCGTGAACAAGTTTCTCCGTAGTGCTCTGATCTAACATGTTACGAATTTTCCCTATCTTCCTAAACGCA
The DNA window shown above is from Ptychodera flava strain L36383 chromosome 5, AS_Pfla_20210202, whole genome shotgun sequence and carries:
- the LOC139132870 gene encoding monocarboxylate transporter 13-like, whose translation is MTSVESHRPSMFMNADEMSSNQRRHSEFVRDGGFYGWLVVFGSYVCCVFAYGAYVAIGIFFVAIQQSFQVTSVRVSWILSVQIFLQMILGPLASICVENIGYRLTVGIGTLVSSLGLFLNAFAQNVEFLYFSFGVLVGVGYSLTGSPSLGIIPLYINKRYAVANALSLTGAGTGSLALGTLMQALIGHYGWRGAFIVFSAINAQMGISAALFRYPDSWEKTRKQ